The Arsenophonus apicola genomic interval AAATATAAAAAGTTAAAATTAGAAAAAACAGGAGAGATTTAAATCTAAATCCACTCGGTGGAATAAATGAAATTTAAATCTTACAATTCATTAATGAATTTAACAGAATTAAAAAAGGAAATAATCATGTTGAAATCTTTATTAAGATTAGATGAAATGATAACCCCTAAGATTATAATTGTTTTCTATTGGCTTGGGATTATCGCTGTTTTATTTTCTGGCATTGCGGCTATTATTGCCGGGAGTTATTCGGAGTTTTTCTCCAGTCTCATTGGTGGCTTAGCCATAATCGTTATCGGCGTTATTAGCGTTCGGGTTTCTTGTGAATTAATTATTTTATTATTTAACATTTATACCAAACTTAAAGAAATCGCTGAAAACACAAAATCATGATTCAATTAAAAATTAATCACTCCCAAAAGGTCAATTTTTTCGTTGGGGTGATTAATTTTCCAATCTTCGCTGCAAGTGCAGATAAAGCGCCTCTGCCATTTCATGTAATTCTTCGCACTCATCTGCGCAGTCATCCAGATTGATCTGATTGAGCTTA includes:
- a CDS encoding DUF4282 domain-containing protein — protein: MKFKSYNSLMNLTELKKEIIMLKSLLRLDEMITPKIIIVFYWLGIIAVLFSGIAAIIAGSYSEFFSSLIGGLAIIVIGVISVRVSCELIILLFNIYTKLKEIAENTKS
- a CDS encoding Rop family plasmid primer RNA-binding protein, whose protein sequence is MTKQELSTLNMAGFIESQTLILLDKLNQINLDDCADECEELHEMAEALYLHLQRRLEN